One genomic window of Oncorhynchus kisutch isolate 150728-3 linkage group LG24, Okis_V2, whole genome shotgun sequence includes the following:
- the LOC116356907 gene encoding olfactory receptor 5AN1-like: protein MAHKFIMNSTQVFNRTGPCVAHTFENGTEDDNFDLGGCLFLFIMPFDAVVNVLVFVFLMLTILSLAVNGFTLLGLGRSEDLSWEPRYALLKNLILSDMVQTINVGPFVTHCLLQRSTMNFNTLCLLQYFTGSVCIFSTLITITCMAIERYLYVCHAIHYQSILTPLRLRLTIGLTWVLSISVGCVNFTLLHQGEGEYGTATSGLMCEPDTVECHMGFPRAAAITRKLLGFIFTLLCLLSYLFAYVRMYQDARNAMVPFNTVNTRARNTVLFYCSMLFLQLLPMFLKITSDALWELEGTGAMMTAFSGAGTSLSAGTLHISLLILIMVPPCINPLIFGIRNWEVRQALFRLFRWKGKRPELELERTWVRSQHRAGVLE, encoded by the coding sequence ATGGCTCATAAGTTCATCATGAATTCCACTCAGGTGTTCAACCGCACGGGTCCATGCGTTGCTCATACTTTTGAGAACGGAACGGAAGATGACAACTTCGACCTAGGAGGCTGCCTATTTTTGTTCATAATGCCATTTGATGCAGTCGTGAATGTGCTGGTTTTTGTGTTCTTGATGCTCACAATCCTGTCTTTGGCTGTGAACGGATTCACTTTGTTGGGACTGGGACGCTCGGAGGACCTATCTTGGGAGCCACGCTACGCCCTGCTGAAGAACTTGATTCTGAGTGACATGGTGCAGACCATCAATGTGGGCCCCTTTGTGACCCACTGCTTACTGCAGAGAAGCACAATGAACTTTAACACCTTGTGCCTCCTCCAGTATTTCACCGGCAGCGTCTGCATCTTCAGCACCCTCATCACCATCACCTGCATGGCCATTGAGCGATACCTGTATGTGTGCCATGCCATCCACTACCAGTCCATCCTCACCCCTCTGCGCCTGCGCCTCACCATCGGCCTCACCTGGGTCTTGTCCATCAGCGTTGGCTGCGTTAACTTCACCCTGCTACACCAGGGGGAAGGGGAGTACGGCACAGCAACCTCTGGACTCATGTGTGAGCCTGACACCGTGGAATGCCACATGGGTTTCCCCAGGGCAGCGGCTATCACCCGCAAGCTGCTGGGCTTCATCTTCACCCTGCTCTGCCTCCTCAGCTACTTATTTGCCTATGTACGGATGTACCAGGACGCCCGCAACGCTATGGTGCCCTTCAACACGGTGAACACGCGGGCGCGCAACACTGTGCTTTTCTACTGTTCGATGCTGTTCCTGCAGCTACTCCCTATGTTCCTCAAGATCACCTCGGATGCTCTGTGGGAGCTGGAGGGCACAGGGGCCATGATGACCGCCTTCTCCGGGGCTGGGACCTCGCTGTCCGCTGGAACTCTGCACATCTCCCTCCTGATCCTCATCATGGTGCCTCCCTGCATCAACCCACTTATCTTTGGCATTCGCAATTGGGAGGTACGTCAGGCGCTGTTCAGACTCTTCCGCTGGAAGGGCAAACGCCCTGAGCTGGAGCTGGAGAGGACGTGGGTGAGGTCACAGCACAGGGCAGGTGTGTTGGAATGA